In Leptospira bourretii, a genomic segment contains:
- a CDS encoding AEC family transporter, whose translation MFFRRLPQFPETTPKVLNGFILFVSLPSLVLYHVHELKVDATSLLPSSMPWVVFGTAIVFFLGLYKLKFLKFHTAVCLVLTAGLGNTSFVGFPLLETYLGKTSLGYGILADQLGTFMVLSFPGIILASIAMDGKWDFSTLVKRVLGFAPIYALFVAIVTRQFPYPEAFKLVLLRLGDTLTPLALVSVGYMLDMRTIAGHGKVLALGLGFKLVLAPIFVYWMYSPLKEDSLLFQTIVLESAMAPMVTSTVITIEKNISPHLASLMLGIGIPISFGTTYVLNFLLKGNYI comes from the coding sequence TTGTTTTTCCGAAGATTACCTCAATTTCCTGAAACCACTCCCAAGGTGTTAAATGGGTTTATTCTCTTTGTTTCTTTGCCCTCCCTTGTTTTGTATCATGTCCATGAGTTAAAAGTAGATGCGACTTCTCTTTTGCCTTCGTCTATGCCTTGGGTGGTTTTTGGGACTGCAATTGTATTCTTTCTTGGATTGTACAAACTAAAATTTTTAAAATTTCATACAGCCGTCTGTTTGGTGTTAACTGCAGGTCTTGGGAACACATCCTTTGTTGGATTCCCCTTACTCGAAACTTATTTAGGCAAAACTTCCCTTGGTTATGGAATTTTGGCAGACCAACTTGGAACTTTTATGGTTTTAAGTTTTCCAGGAATCATTTTGGCATCTATTGCTATGGATGGGAAATGGGACTTTTCCACTCTTGTAAAACGAGTGTTGGGATTTGCTCCCATCTACGCTCTGTTTGTTGCCATTGTCACTAGGCAATTTCCGTATCCAGAAGCATTCAAACTAGTCCTACTCCGTTTGGGTGATACTCTTACCCCGCTTGCTTTGGTTTCTGTCGGGTATATGTTGGACATGAGAACCATCGCAGGTCATGGAAAGGTTTTGGCTTTGGGTCTAGGGTTTAAACTCGTCCTCGCACCCATCTTTGTCTATTGGATGTATTCTCCGTTGAAAGAAGATTCCTTACTTTTTCAAACCATTGTTTTGGAATCGGCAATGGCTCCTATGGTCACTTCCACAGTCATCACAATTGAAAAAAACATTTCTCCCCATTTAGCAAGCCTTATGTTGGGAATTGGAATTCCTATTTCCTTTGGCACCACATACGTTCTCAACTTTTTGTTGAAAGGAAACTATATTTGA
- a CDS encoding molecular chaperone DnaJ → MVQRVEAKKSKQILQDVIFELQNISESMLWFLSYDRLSELLEIRKEECLRKVYQFKAAKPQMTLSGGFHEVDGDLLIDFLAWSLELDEVAEEFLRGGIFFSERPLYELRESYKTLVQKTIANHKLDRELLLLLTAATVDYDDAVDSYLMDKFEIDFFVRRSIHQFLEKFEIHPEFGAEEFLYEYLKSLIPTKILNFRDITREFRDRTYYELYGRFRETKKKKKKIVKTVSDEVKDLLAFFDLEPGAGISDVKKKFKELLKKYHPDINKKGEEMTKRIILKYNRLVELLGS, encoded by the coding sequence ATGGTCCAAAGAGTAGAAGCGAAAAAATCCAAACAAATTCTGCAGGATGTGATCTTCGAACTCCAGAACATTTCTGAGTCCATGTTGTGGTTTTTGTCGTACGACCGGCTTTCTGAACTTTTAGAAATCAGAAAGGAAGAATGCCTTCGCAAAGTTTATCAATTCAAAGCGGCAAAACCGCAAATGACACTATCTGGGGGATTCCATGAAGTGGATGGAGACCTCCTCATTGATTTTCTCGCCTGGAGTTTGGAATTAGACGAAGTCGCAGAAGAGTTCCTGAGAGGTGGAATTTTTTTTAGCGAACGCCCGTTATATGAACTTCGCGAATCCTATAAAACCCTTGTCCAAAAAACAATCGCCAATCATAAATTAGATAGGGAACTTCTATTACTTCTGACAGCGGCCACCGTTGATTATGATGATGCCGTTGATTCTTATCTCATGGATAAATTCGAAATTGATTTTTTTGTGAGACGTTCCATCCATCAATTTTTAGAAAAATTCGAAATCCATCCAGAGTTCGGAGCGGAAGAATTTTTATATGAATATTTAAAAAGCCTGATCCCCACAAAGATACTCAACTTCCGCGACATCACTCGTGAGTTTAGAGATAGAACCTATTACGAGTTATATGGTAGATTTCGAGAAACCAAAAAGAAAAAAAAGAAAATCGTAAAAACAGTTTCTGATGAAGTCAAAGACTTACTTGCTTTTTTTGATTTAGAACCGGGTGCGGGTATCAGCGACGTTAAAAAGAAATTCAAAGAACTTTTAAAAAAATACCATCCCGATATCAATAAAAAAGGGGAAGAGATGACCAAACGAATTATCTTAAAATACAATCGTTTGGTAGAGCTTTTAGGATCTTAA
- a CDS encoding DUF4442 domain-containing protein has translation MKNFRSWKKRFKIWLYNFYPPYVGAGIRIKEIAPDFSYFRSEMKLRFYNKNYVGVHFGGSLYSMCDPFFMLILLERLGSDYIVWDKAGNMIFVKPGMGKVIAEFRIPETEIQKIKDEIEVKKKGDYLFTTDVKNEEGEVIAKLEKTVYIRKRGKLPIQNG, from the coding sequence TTGAAGAACTTTAGATCTTGGAAAAAAAGATTCAAAATTTGGTTATATAACTTTTATCCACCGTATGTGGGAGCAGGAATCCGAATCAAAGAAATAGCTCCCGATTTTTCGTATTTTCGTTCGGAAATGAAATTAAGATTCTATAACAAGAATTATGTGGGAGTTCATTTTGGTGGATCCTTATATTCCATGTGCGATCCATTTTTTATGTTAATTCTTTTGGAAAGATTGGGTTCCGATTATATTGTTTGGGACAAAGCTGGTAATATGATCTTTGTCAAACCGGGAATGGGGAAGGTGATTGCCGAATTTCGAATCCCAGAAACAGAGATCCAAAAGATCAAAGACGAAATCGAAGTGAAGAAAAAAGGGGATTATCTTTTTACGACGGATGTCAAAAACGAAGAAGGTGAAGTGATCGCAAAACTGGAAAAAACAGTTTATATCCGCAAACGGGGAAAACTCCCCATTCAGAACGGATAA
- a CDS encoding acyl-CoA dehydrogenase family protein: MSHHISEHPSLQPFDISEYKGVRGKNFYDIDPALQRVVHRYAESFAPDHKKAMEEHIRKYGELVGGILDELTEECHKEGKYGEVVKFDRTGKRIDFIKYSEEQKLARKISYDHGVVNLDFHPEWKFDFTHIHRYALTYLMNMNGEGGVACPLAMTDGIILALKKIGTEEQKKKYLPLVAGKGSSSHFMAGQYVTERVGGSNVSANRTIAKKLPNGKWELTGEKWFCSNPGDLWVTTAKIEGTNTVGMFLVPRIKENGELNGHHILRKKDIIGSRGKLTVEIIYDKVEAEEFGRPGHGLVNLIRYIIKTSRLHVGLGSSGNARRSVMEASEYAKFRTAYGKKILEFPSFTKTLAEMQILQTGNCFVNFRSANLSEKDHDAAEITVPLMKYKSSSQASYITQKAILTLGGNGIIGDFSPLPRLHNDSIINETWEGTHLIITDHCLHALQKPKVYTAFQSLLDELTKSVENHQELKNAFEVFQTKRKELEHCIKNESKDWKDMNRVYIADVTYQVFLLAEFLEQAAYDMTNKLPTKYLYFANGYAEMVRDGLEAPRQKEGVFFDSKAIETFLSF, encoded by the coding sequence ATGAGCCACCATATTTCAGAACATCCTTCTTTACAACCGTTCGATATTTCCGAATACAAGGGAGTTCGAGGTAAAAACTTTTACGACATTGATCCCGCCTTACAACGAGTGGTTCACCGTTATGCTGAATCTTTTGCACCGGATCACAAAAAAGCAATGGAAGAACATATCCGGAAATATGGAGAACTCGTCGGTGGGATTTTGGATGAACTCACGGAAGAATGCCACAAAGAAGGAAAGTATGGTGAGGTCGTTAAGTTTGACAGGACCGGAAAACGAATCGATTTTATCAAATATTCTGAAGAACAAAAATTAGCACGAAAGATTTCTTATGATCACGGTGTGGTGAATTTAGATTTTCATCCTGAGTGGAAATTTGATTTCACACATATTCATCGTTATGCGCTCACTTATTTAATGAATATGAATGGAGAAGGTGGTGTTGCCTGTCCTTTGGCAATGACCGATGGAATCATCCTTGCACTCAAAAAAATTGGAACAGAAGAACAAAAGAAAAAATACCTCCCTCTTGTTGCAGGAAAAGGAAGTTCTTCTCATTTTATGGCCGGACAATATGTAACAGAAAGAGTGGGCGGGAGTAATGTCTCTGCCAATCGAACCATTGCAAAAAAACTTCCAAACGGCAAATGGGAGTTAACTGGTGAAAAATGGTTTTGTTCTAACCCGGGAGATCTTTGGGTCACAACGGCAAAGATAGAAGGAACGAATACCGTTGGTATGTTCCTTGTTCCCAGGATCAAAGAAAATGGGGAACTCAATGGACACCATATTTTGCGTAAAAAAGATATCATTGGATCACGCGGAAAACTCACTGTAGAAATTATTTATGACAAAGTAGAAGCAGAAGAGTTTGGTCGTCCTGGTCATGGACTTGTGAATCTCATCCGTTATATCATCAAAACCTCTCGATTGCATGTGGGACTTGGTTCCAGTGGGAATGCAAGAAGGTCTGTGATGGAAGCATCTGAGTATGCAAAGTTTAGGACAGCATACGGGAAAAAGATTTTAGAATTTCCTTCTTTTACAAAGACCTTAGCGGAAATGCAAATTTTACAAACAGGAAATTGTTTTGTGAACTTTCGTTCGGCTAATTTATCTGAAAAAGATCATGATGCGGCAGAGATTACCGTTCCACTCATGAAATATAAATCTTCTTCCCAAGCAAGTTATATCACTCAAAAAGCAATCCTTACTTTAGGTGGTAACGGAATCATTGGTGACTTTTCTCCTCTCCCTCGTCTACATAACGATTCCATCATCAATGAAACTTGGGAAGGAACCCATCTCATCATTACCGATCATTGTTTGCATGCTTTACAAAAACCAAAGGTATATACTGCATTCCAATCTTTGTTGGATGAACTAACAAAGTCTGTTGAGAACCATCAGGAATTAAAGAACGCATTCGAAGTTTTTCAAACCAAACGAAAGGAACTGGAACACTGCATTAAAAATGAATCCAAAGATTGGAAGGATATGAATCGTGTTTATATTGCCGATGTAACCTATCAAGTTTTCTTACTGGCTGAGTTTTTAGAACAAGCAGCCTACGACATGACAAATAAGTTACCTACTAAGTATTTATATTTTGCCAATGGGTATGCAGAGATGGTGCGGGATGGACTCGAAGCCCCTAGACAAAAAGAAGGTGTTTTCTTTGATTCGAAAGCAATTGAGACCTTTCTTTCTTTTTAA
- a CDS encoding YceI family protein, whose protein sequence is MKKIIVSLLVLFLKTNLFAAEVTNKNIEFFVEHTTKNVTGVCNEIQMDTPNIQVSGNHYILKSPFEIKIPLLKISSGDTNRDSHIQEILGYPDSTNILVKIESVQPGKDQIYTIKGKLTIHGNTKDFSTDAMVKQENNTSIQIDGSVMVKFSEFELENPSLLFMKAKDEIRVKYHFQIQLK, encoded by the coding sequence ATGAAAAAAATAATTGTTTCATTGTTGGTTTTGTTTTTAAAGACAAATCTTTTTGCGGCGGAAGTCACAAATAAGAATATTGAGTTCTTTGTAGAACATACGACAAAGAACGTAACGGGTGTTTGCAATGAAATCCAGATGGATACACCAAACATCCAAGTTTCGGGAAATCATTACATTTTAAAATCTCCTTTTGAAATCAAAATTCCACTTTTGAAAATTTCTTCTGGAGATACAAATAGAGACTCTCATATTCAGGAAATTTTGGGATATCCAGATTCAACAAACATTTTGGTAAAAATCGAATCGGTCCAACCTGGAAAAGATCAAATCTACACTATCAAAGGCAAATTAACCATTCATGGAAATACTAAAGATTTTTCCACTGATGCAATGGTAAAACAGGAAAACAACACATCCATTCAGATTGATGGATCTGTTATGGTTAAGTTTTCGGAATTCGAATTAGAAAATCCATCCCTTCTTTTTATGAAAGCTAAAGATGAGATACGTGTGAAATATCATTTTCAGATTCAGTTGAAATAA
- a CDS encoding SanA/YdcF family protein, whose translation MILVFGFLSFVALATNLRFWYVYQTSVHSDLPMEIPEAEVAIVPGAAVYGKTPSPILMDRLACGLDLYNTGRVKKILLSGDNGKSDYNELRPMLEFMLNHKVKPEDIFVDHAGFRTLDTLIRAKEVFLVKKAIFVSQSFFLPRAIYLGKELELELYGYECNLRTYKKETYYSFREFSARVLAWWDIQWDTPPKYLGKPYPIEGSGVSTWKGSIPISSPK comes from the coding sequence ATGATTCTTGTTTTTGGATTCTTGAGTTTTGTCGCATTGGCAACCAATCTCAGGTTTTGGTACGTATACCAAACTTCTGTTCATTCTGATTTGCCAATGGAAATCCCTGAAGCGGAAGTGGCGATTGTTCCCGGCGCCGCTGTTTATGGAAAAACTCCCTCGCCGATTCTCATGGATCGTTTGGCTTGCGGTTTGGATTTGTATAACACTGGCCGCGTGAAAAAAATCTTACTTTCTGGAGACAATGGTAAATCAGATTACAACGAACTTCGGCCTATGTTAGAATTTATGTTGAACCATAAAGTAAAACCAGAGGATATTTTTGTGGATCATGCTGGTTTTCGAACACTTGATACTCTCATTCGTGCGAAAGAAGTTTTTCTTGTGAAAAAAGCCATCTTTGTCAGCCAATCTTTCTTTTTGCCAAGAGCCATTTATTTAGGAAAAGAGTTAGAACTTGAGTTATACGGTTATGAATGCAATCTAAGAACTTATAAAAAAGAAACCTATTATTCGTTTAGAGAGTTTTCTGCAAGAGTTCTTGCATGGTGGGACATCCAATGGGATACTCCACCCAAATATTTAGGTAAACCCTATCCTATAGAAGGAAGTGGTGTTTCTACCTGGAAAGGTTCGATTCCTATTTCTTCACCTAAATGA
- a CDS encoding type II toxin-antitoxin system RelE/ParE family toxin produces the protein MEYNVFTLPSFERQTKRLIKKYPSLRQELLTLVDSLRLNPFQGTSLNNNCHKIRIPIASKGKGKSGGGRVITHTVIKDRSIYLILIYDKSEINSISDKEINDILKGIS, from the coding sequence GTGGAATATAATGTTTTTACACTACCTAGCTTTGAACGACAAACTAAACGTCTTATAAAAAAATATCCTTCTTTAAGGCAGGAATTACTCACTCTTGTTGATTCATTAAGACTTAATCCGTTTCAAGGAACTTCACTTAACAACAACTGTCATAAGATACGGATTCCAATTGCTTCAAAAGGAAAAGGAAAATCTGGCGGAGGAAGGGTCATTACACACACAGTGATTAAGGATCGTTCGATCTATTTAATCTTGATTTACGATAAATCCGAAATCAATTCCATCTCAGACAAAGAAATAAACGATATACTTAAAGGAATTTCTTAA
- a CDS encoding M23 family metallopeptidase has translation MKKKIKEITSVFSQDNPKIKKQIDKVKEKGHQRMTILVIPHGYDSSFHFQISHFTILFFLALTVGLLSLAIFGIVGSSTTQSQIKQLSKIYGTYFDTYITHANQLEEMKEEYSRLNESMLELFTLIDGQDDELLKIPAEDFIETVAVESLQKEEKEDKQLDVGRKYLSEIYELRQLKHRMDNYQRLVEANYQFLYQRSDILSRSPLFNPMYSYNLTSPFGMRKSPTTGYWEYHDGLDMANATGTPIYASAPGRVVRVTYSNVGYGHHVIIQHDFGFSTLYGHCSRIYVRTGQEVKAGEQIAEVGATGNVTGPHLHYEIFISEEGKTDPEQYMQAGVY, from the coding sequence ATGAAGAAAAAAATTAAAGAGATTACGTCTGTTTTTTCACAGGACAATCCGAAAATCAAGAAACAGATTGATAAGGTGAAAGAAAAAGGTCACCAACGGATGACCATTCTTGTCATTCCTCATGGATATGATAGTTCTTTCCACTTCCAAATTTCACATTTTACCATTCTATTTTTTTTGGCCTTAACGGTAGGTCTACTTAGTCTTGCTATCTTTGGAATTGTTGGTTCGAGTACGACCCAAAGCCAAATCAAACAACTCTCCAAAATTTACGGAACTTATTTTGATACATACATCACTCATGCCAATCAATTGGAAGAAATGAAAGAAGAGTATTCGAGACTAAATGAAAGTATGTTAGAACTCTTCACTCTCATTGATGGACAAGATGATGAACTTTTAAAAATTCCCGCAGAAGACTTCATCGAAACTGTTGCTGTCGAATCTCTCCAAAAAGAAGAAAAAGAAGACAAACAACTGGATGTGGGTCGTAAGTACTTAAGTGAAATTTATGAACTACGCCAATTAAAACACCGAATGGACAATTACCAACGTTTGGTGGAAGCAAACTACCAATTTTTATACCAGCGTTCTGACATTTTATCTAGGTCACCTCTTTTTAATCCCATGTATTCTTACAACTTAACTTCTCCTTTTGGAATGAGAAAATCACCTACCACTGGTTATTGGGAATATCATGATGGTTTGGACATGGCAAATGCAACAGGCACTCCTATTTATGCTTCCGCACCAGGACGAGTGGTTAGAGTTACTTATTCCAACGTAGGATATGGACACCATGTCATCATCCAACATGACTTCGGCTTTAGCACGTTATATGGACACTGCTCAAGAATCTATGTCAGAACAGGACAAGAAGTCAAAGCTGGCGAACAAATTGCCGAAGTGGGTGCAACAGGGAATGTAACCGGGCCCCATTTACATTACGAAATATTTATTTCCGAAGAAGGAAAAACTGATCCAGAGCAATACATGCAAGCCGGAGTTTACTGA
- a CDS encoding DMT family transporter, with translation MNLKFLLLLILAMVSWGISWPIGKMIAGTVPVSVLVFWRFLATFLSVIPLLLVMRIPFLLKTGKDYWNVLIGGIIYTFYNQFFFMGLKNGLPGAGGVLVTTLNPIVTFFIVVLVQKKRISKRQVIGLFFGFIGGLVILQVWKISIDYLLLSGNLFFLLCSFVWAILSLNSQKTGKSMSPVTYSFYVYAVGSIIEFLFCFNDPSFWKVWDMGFSFWASIFYLTVISTTFGTTVYFYAATRLGSEIASSFIFIVPLSAYLSSFLILNEVVQIPVIIGGCLAILAVYLINSKQKRKEPNL, from the coding sequence TTGAACCTAAAATTTTTACTCTTACTGATACTTGCAATGGTCTCTTGGGGGATTTCTTGGCCCATTGGAAAAATGATCGCTGGGACTGTTCCCGTTTCTGTCTTAGTTTTCTGGCGATTTTTAGCTACTTTTCTTTCCGTGATTCCACTGCTTCTTGTGATGAGGATTCCTTTTTTACTCAAAACGGGAAAGGATTATTGGAATGTTCTCATAGGTGGAATCATTTATACTTTCTATAATCAATTCTTCTTTATGGGTTTAAAGAATGGGCTTCCGGGAGCAGGAGGAGTCCTTGTCACTACGCTCAATCCCATCGTTACTTTTTTTATAGTAGTGCTTGTACAAAAAAAACGAATTTCCAAACGCCAAGTGATAGGATTGTTTTTTGGATTTATCGGTGGGCTTGTGATTTTACAAGTATGGAAGATTAGTATCGATTATTTATTGTTATCTGGTAACTTATTCTTTTTGTTATGTTCTTTTGTTTGGGCAATTCTTTCTCTCAATAGCCAAAAGACTGGTAAGTCGATGTCGCCCGTAACATATAGTTTTTATGTTTATGCAGTGGGTTCTATCATTGAATTTCTATTTTGTTTTAACGATCCCAGTTTTTGGAAAGTTTGGGATATGGGTTTTTCCTTCTGGGCTTCTATCTTTTACTTAACAGTGATCTCAACTACCTTTGGAACTACTGTTTATTTTTATGCAGCGACAAGGCTTGGATCAGAAATTGCGAGTAGTTTTATCTTCATTGTCCCTCTCTCTGCCTATTTGAGTAGTTTTTTGATTTTGAATGAAGTAGTCCAAATTCCAGTGATCATTGGTGGATGTTTGGCAATCCTTGCCGTGTATTTGATCAATTCGAAACAAAAGAGAAAGGAACCAAATCTTTGA
- the ligA gene encoding NAD-dependent DNA ligase LigA, producing the protein MPKKENPAKRIAELRKEIQKHNDLYYKKNTPKISDKEFDLLVKELQSLEKANPNLVVESSPTLQVGSDLSPQFSKFKHKVPVLSLENTYNETELSEWLEKTGIDEFYSLEWKIDGASILLYYENGSLAHCVTRGSGGIGDIVTENVKTIESIPQTLSEPLNLSVRGEIFMTFADFEEFNEEYGGKFANPRNLAAGSIKQKDPQDVAKRPLRIYVYDVYFSSSRKGTNKHKDIVALLKKEKFPLAPDSTIIQGKTLLKEIESFRKKKDKMPFPVDGLVIKLDDLNLRESLGETSQSPRWARAFKFDALLKETTIEEIDFAIGRTGKITPRAKVTPISLAGTTVTYATLHNQDYIDQLGAGIGAKVLISKRGEIIPAVEKVTVPPKSVFVLPKECPACKTKLTKVDDSVDFFCTNRNCPERKLNQLIFFCSKKQMNIEGLGERQIQIFFEKGWVKDIPDLYTLNKHKNTILELDGFGEKSVKIIFDAIQKSKEKDFRFTLPSIGLNEVGPKVTEILIEHGFDSWEKLVTLAKSKNAEEELTSIHGIGPRTIDALLTHLKDKETLKLVSTLIKLGLKFQADETEKSDIQPFVGQSWCVTGSFENFQPRDVAMDLITKHGGKKVSGVSSKTTHLLYGPGAGSKLEKATELGVTLVSEPEFLMLLKKEGIPLP; encoded by the coding sequence TTGCCTAAGAAAGAAAATCCTGCCAAACGAATTGCAGAACTTCGCAAAGAGATCCAAAAACATAACGATCTCTACTATAAAAAAAACACACCTAAAATTTCAGACAAAGAATTTGATCTTTTAGTCAAAGAACTACAATCTTTAGAGAAAGCTAACCCGAATTTGGTGGTAGAATCCTCCCCCACCTTACAAGTTGGATCAGACCTTTCTCCGCAATTTAGCAAATTCAAACACAAAGTTCCCGTTTTATCATTAGAAAACACATACAATGAAACAGAACTCTCTGAATGGTTGGAAAAAACTGGAATCGATGAGTTTTATTCTCTAGAATGGAAAATTGATGGCGCTTCCATCTTGTTATACTATGAAAACGGGAGTCTCGCACATTGTGTGACAAGGGGATCTGGCGGGATCGGAGACATTGTCACTGAAAATGTCAAAACCATCGAATCCATTCCACAAACACTTTCTGAACCCTTGAACCTATCGGTTCGGGGAGAAATCTTTATGACTTTCGCTGACTTTGAAGAATTCAACGAAGAATATGGTGGAAAGTTTGCCAATCCAAGGAACTTGGCTGCGGGTTCTATCAAACAAAAAGACCCGCAAGACGTCGCCAAACGTCCGTTACGAATCTACGTATATGATGTGTATTTTTCTTCTTCTAGAAAAGGAACTAACAAACATAAAGATATTGTTGCATTATTAAAAAAAGAAAAGTTTCCTCTTGCTCCCGATTCCACCATCATCCAAGGAAAAACCCTTCTCAAAGAGATTGAATCCTTTCGCAAAAAAAAAGACAAAATGCCATTCCCTGTGGATGGACTTGTGATCAAACTGGATGACCTAAACCTTCGTGAAAGTTTAGGAGAAACAAGCCAGTCACCTCGTTGGGCTCGTGCCTTTAAGTTTGATGCATTACTCAAAGAAACCACTATTGAAGAGATTGACTTTGCGATTGGACGAACAGGTAAAATCACACCTAGGGCAAAGGTGACTCCAATTTCTCTTGCCGGAACCACAGTCACTTACGCCACCTTACACAACCAAGACTATATTGACCAACTGGGTGCAGGGATTGGAGCAAAAGTATTAATCTCCAAACGCGGAGAAATCATACCCGCTGTTGAGAAAGTAACAGTACCACCCAAATCTGTTTTCGTATTACCCAAAGAATGCCCTGCTTGTAAAACTAAACTAACAAAAGTAGACGACTCTGTAGATTTTTTTTGCACCAACCGTAATTGTCCTGAACGTAAACTAAACCAACTCATATTCTTTTGTTCCAAAAAACAAATGAACATCGAAGGACTTGGTGAAAGACAAATTCAAATTTTCTTTGAAAAAGGTTGGGTCAAAGACATTCCAGATTTATACACATTAAACAAACACAAAAACACCATACTAGAGTTAGATGGTTTCGGAGAAAAATCAGTCAAAATCATTTTTGATGCGATTCAAAAATCCAAAGAAAAAGATTTTCGTTTCACTTTACCTTCGATTGGACTGAACGAAGTGGGACCCAAAGTCACAGAAATTCTCATTGAACATGGATTTGACTCTTGGGAAAAACTAGTCACACTAGCCAAATCCAAAAATGCCGAAGAAGAATTAACCTCCATCCACGGCATCGGCCCAAGAACGATTGATGCCTTACTAACTCACTTAAAAGATAAAGAAACACTAAAACTCGTTAGTACTCTTATCAAACTCGGCCTTAAATTCCAAGCAGACGAAACAGAAAAAAGCGACATACAACCGTTTGTTGGCCAAAGTTGGTGTGTAACAGGAAGTTTCGAAAACTTCCAACCTCGCGACGTCGCGATGGATCTCATCACCAAACATGGTGGCAAAAAAGTTTCAGGTGTCTCTTCCAAAACCACTCATCTACTTTATGGCCCCGGTGCTGGTTCGAAACTCGAAAAAGCAACTGAACTCGGTGTGACTTTGGTATCAGAACCAGAGTTTTTAATGTTATTAAAAAAAGAAGGGATACCGTTACCGTAA